The Streptomyces sp. NBC_00224 genome contains the following window.
AGTTGCTGGGCGGGCATCACGGCCGTTACCCGCAGGGGATTGAGCTGCGTGATCTGCAGGACCCGCTGAGCGTGACACGGGAGCTGGGGGCCGGTGCCTGGGCTGAGCAGCGGTGGGAGCATGTGGCGGCGCTGCACGAGGTGCTGGGTGGGCCTGCGGTACCGGCCTGCGGGGCGCTGCCGGTGGAGGTGGCTGTGGTCATCGCCGGCATGGTGATCGTCTCGGACTGGATCGCCAGCCAGGAGCACGTCATCCTCCGGCAGTAAATACGCCTTGCTGGCCAAGCGGATGTGGGTTCCCGTGCGTCACTGGCTGGCCATGCGCGGGCTCTGATGCGTGGAGTACCGGACTTGTAGGAGGAAGCGGGTCTGGGGTGGGCGGCCCTGCGGAGCGGCACTTTCGCT
Protein-coding sequences here:
- a CDS encoding HD domain-containing protein; this encodes MRHEYATHRALPQLLARLGYPQSGGRLARLLLAQVPQLLGGHHGRYPQGIELRDLQDPLSVTRELGAGAWAEQRWEHVAALHEVLGGPAVPACGALPVEVAVVIAGMVIVSDWIASQEHVILRQ